A single window of Leptospiraceae bacterium DNA harbors:
- a CDS encoding FtsX-like permease family protein, producing the protein MVKTLNLKVVRAILGLKSQSITIALVVASGIAMFIASRTAYDSLWDARDKFYANTLFAEGFASSKPAPEILERRIRNIPGVQDLRLRIVHESVIDFPEEELPSAGKFVSITDGMNELTITEGRMPLTNDEVVLSESFARANHLLPGKKVAVILEGRRKFLNVVGLALSSEFVYIFRSSSPLPDPKHFGILWMKKDALEAAFQMQGAFNDIIFIFSKDANRKSTLKLLDHELEGYGGLGAYDREKLPSHSFLRDEFKQLRTTAYAMPMIFLGVAAFLLHIVSTRIISKEREQIATLKAVGYSDLTIALHYVKILTIISSGGAILGILMGICFGDAMLSLYGEYYQFPNLKLLIDPILILQGFGVGMLSGILGGLFSIRSVLKLNPAQAMRPPMPESFSRVPLERLMQSLPTQGKMILRNLFQRPVRTILSSLGISTSVMIMVIGTFMYDAVDNMLELQFDLLQRESVTITFFGPVSSDVELEIAKEKSVLFTEGYRLVPIRIRSSSLSKEILLQGLPKGAELRRLIGEGEKILIPPETGILLNSQVAGKLGISVGQEIQIEILEGNRKKVNVIVEGIVTEILGQGAYMERKAVSRLLGEGDSFNLLALRTDSNEEASLLRKLKSIPKIGGVNTRAGTLKVFHEMTSRSMLATTLVLLIFASIIAIGVVYNTAMIALSERAFELGSLRILGFKKREVFSILAGELTILTIVALPIGCLTGYFFAYLMFSSVETEGFNVPLNISLTTYGIALLTTIATSIISFIILYFKIKSMDLISILKVRE; encoded by the coding sequence CTGGTGAAGACTTTAAATCTGAAAGTGGTTCGAGCCATTCTCGGCTTAAAATCACAAAGCATTACAATAGCTTTAGTTGTTGCTTCGGGAATTGCCATGTTTATCGCTTCAAGAACGGCTTATGATTCTCTATGGGACGCCCGCGATAAATTTTACGCTAATACTTTATTCGCAGAAGGATTTGCTTCTTCAAAACCAGCGCCAGAAATTCTAGAGCGGCGAATACGAAATATCCCCGGAGTCCAAGACCTAAGACTTCGCATTGTGCATGAGTCAGTGATTGACTTTCCAGAAGAGGAATTGCCTTCTGCGGGAAAGTTTGTCTCTATCACAGATGGAATGAATGAACTTACGATTACAGAAGGTAGGATGCCTCTTACGAATGACGAAGTAGTATTGAGTGAATCCTTTGCGCGGGCTAATCATCTTTTGCCGGGGAAGAAGGTGGCAGTCATTTTAGAAGGCAGGCGGAAATTTCTAAACGTAGTAGGACTTGCTCTCTCTTCTGAATTTGTTTATATTTTTAGAAGTTCAAGTCCACTACCCGATCCAAAACATTTTGGAATTCTATGGATGAAAAAAGACGCCCTAGAAGCCGCCTTTCAAATGCAGGGTGCTTTTAATGATATAATCTTTATATTTTCCAAAGATGCGAATCGAAAATCTACACTTAAATTATTAGATCACGAGTTGGAAGGTTACGGTGGATTAGGCGCTTATGATAGGGAAAAGCTCCCTTCTCATTCTTTTCTGAGAGATGAATTTAAACAACTTAGAACAACCGCTTATGCAATGCCAATGATTTTTTTAGGTGTAGCAGCCTTTTTGCTTCACATTGTTTCCACTCGAATCATTTCAAAAGAGAGAGAACAAATTGCTACTTTAAAGGCAGTGGGTTACAGTGATTTGACCATAGCGCTGCACTATGTAAAAATATTAACGATAATCAGTTCGGGGGGAGCAATTCTTGGAATTCTTATGGGAATATGTTTTGGAGATGCAATGCTTTCTTTATACGGAGAGTATTATCAATTTCCAAATCTAAAACTACTAATTGACCCAATTTTAATTTTGCAGGGCTTTGGAGTGGGAATGCTTTCAGGAATTTTAGGCGGACTCTTTTCTATTCGAAGCGTTTTAAAATTAAATCCAGCTCAAGCGATGAGACCACCTATGCCGGAATCTTTTTCTAGAGTTCCTCTCGAGCGGCTAATGCAGTCTTTGCCTACACAGGGAAAGATGATTCTACGTAATTTATTCCAGCGACCTGTTCGAACCATTCTCTCTTCTCTTGGAATTTCTACTTCTGTGATGATTATGGTGATTGGAACTTTTATGTATGATGCAGTGGATAATATGCTTGAGCTTCAATTTGATTTGCTGCAACGGGAGTCTGTCACTATTACTTTTTTTGGACCTGTATCGTCTGACGTTGAATTAGAAATTGCAAAAGAAAAATCCGTTTTATTTACGGAAGGATATAGATTGGTTCCCATTCGTATCAGGTCGAGTTCACTGAGTAAAGAAATTTTACTGCAAGGCTTGCCAAAGGGAGCAGAGCTTAGAAGGCTCATCGGCGAAGGAGAAAAAATTCTAATTCCACCCGAAACAGGAATCCTTTTGAATTCTCAAGTTGCCGGCAAATTAGGAATATCCGTTGGACAAGAAATTCAAATAGAAATTTTAGAAGGAAATCGTAAAAAGGTAAATGTAATTGTAGAAGGAATTGTAACCGAGATTCTAGGTCAAGGTGCATATATGGAGAGAAAGGCAGTCAGTAGATTACTTGGAGAAGGCGACTCCTTTAATTTACTCGCACTTAGAACAGACTCTAATGAAGAGGCCTCTCTTTTGCGCAAACTCAAAAGTATCCCCAAGATCGGGGGCGTGAATACAAGAGCAGGAACTCTAAAAGTATTTCATGAGATGACTTCTAGAAGTATGCTCGCGACTACTCTCGTGCTTTTGATTTTTGCGAGTATCATTGCGATCGGTGTCGTATACAACACGGCGATGATTGCGTTATCCGAAAGAGCTTTCGAATTGGGCAGTCTTAGAATTTTAGGTTTTAAAAAACGAGAAGTGTTTTCTATTCTTGCTGGAGAGTTAACTATTTTGACCATAGTTGCTCTTCCGATTGGATGTTTAACTGGATACTTTTTCGCCTATTTGATGTTTTCCTCTGTAGAGACAGAAGGATTCAATGTTCCATTGAATATTTCACTCACGACTTATGGAATTGCACTTCTTACAACCATTGCCACGTCCATCATCAGCTTTATTATTTTATATTTCAAAATTAAATCAATGGATCTAATCAGTATCCTAAAGGTAAGGGAATAA
- a CDS encoding ABC transporter ATP-binding protein, whose amino-acid sequence MILNNETQSTKIVFHARDVSKIYSMGEIRVNALHGINLEINAGELVVLLGPSGSGKSTLLNILGALDTPTEGAVRFKDQDLFDSDEERLTLFRREHVGFVFQFYNLIPSLTASENVSLVTELSSNPMAPEEALGLVGLLDRKDHFPAQLSGGEQQRVSIARAIAKRPDVLLCDEPTGALDFKTGRVVLEAIEKVNRELGTTTIIITHNASITGMADRIITMRDGTILSDEKNTKRISIGEISW is encoded by the coding sequence ATGATACTAAATAATGAAACTCAATCCACTAAAATAGTTTTTCACGCCAGAGATGTTTCAAAGATATATTCGATGGGAGAAATTCGTGTGAATGCGCTTCATGGAATTAATCTTGAAATAAATGCAGGTGAGTTAGTTGTGCTTCTTGGTCCTTCGGGAAGTGGCAAGTCTACTTTATTAAATATCCTTGGTGCTCTGGATACTCCAACAGAAGGAGCGGTTCGTTTTAAAGACCAGGATTTATTTGATTCGGACGAAGAGCGGTTAACACTGTTTAGGCGTGAGCATGTTGGATTTGTATTTCAATTTTACAATTTAATTCCGAGTCTTACCGCAAGTGAGAATGTTTCTTTAGTGACAGAGCTTAGTTCCAATCCAATGGCACCGGAAGAAGCCTTAGGACTTGTCGGTCTTTTAGATAGGAAAGATCATTTTCCCGCGCAATTATCCGGTGGCGAACAACAACGAGTATCCATTGCGAGAGCGATTGCAAAAAGACCGGATGTATTATTATGCGACGAACCAACAGGAGCGCTTGATTTTAAAACAGGTCGCGTGGTCTTAGAGGCTATTGAAAAAGTAAATCGCGAACTAGGAACGACAACGATTATTATAACGCATAACGCTTCGATTACTGGCATGGCTGATAGAATTATTACAATGCGAGATGGAACAATTCTTTCGGATGAGAAAAACACAAAAAGAATTTCCATTGGAGAAATTAGCTGGTGA
- a CDS encoding aminopeptidase, with protein sequence MNNFSVKNSILFSLFLFQNCIPYLYHVSTEQARIILNRKEIPQVIESEKEESLTKSKLKLIQTVRNFAVKEIHLNPKGGFEYFTNLDREEVGWNVSASYPLKFESYTWWFPFAGTVPYKGYFDLAKAKDEEKNLIEKGLDTRVRITAAYSTLGWFSDPVLSPQLRMTEDELVSLVIHEMSHATVYFPGDSNFNESYASFVEEEGTELFYRAHNSDKAEEVLQKRKKAKLQSDIIISKVKETAFKLKAMYEREDLADIEKLEQKKRIIEEYRTEILANADKFSNFNPEKFKKTPLNNENFIGILRYHSGSKLFQDKFKEVGRDFKKFHAEMEKLKPLSLEERAEMLKE encoded by the coding sequence ATGAACAACTTTTCTGTAAAAAATTCTATTTTATTTTCCCTATTCCTTTTTCAAAACTGCATTCCTTATCTTTACCATGTAAGCACCGAACAGGCGAGAATAATTTTAAATCGAAAAGAAATTCCTCAGGTAATAGAATCTGAAAAAGAAGAGAGCCTAACAAAGAGTAAACTCAAGCTCATTCAAACAGTAAGAAATTTTGCAGTCAAAGAAATTCATTTGAATCCGAAGGGTGGCTTTGAATATTTTACTAATCTTGATAGGGAGGAAGTTGGTTGGAATGTAAGTGCCTCCTATCCCTTAAAATTTGAATCGTATACCTGGTGGTTTCCGTTTGCTGGAACTGTTCCTTATAAAGGCTATTTTGATTTAGCCAAAGCCAAGGATGAAGAAAAAAATCTCATTGAAAAAGGTTTGGATACACGCGTGCGGATAACGGCTGCTTACTCCACACTTGGTTGGTTTTCGGATCCAGTTCTCTCTCCACAACTTCGTATGACCGAAGATGAATTGGTTTCACTTGTGATACACGAAATGTCTCATGCTACTGTGTATTTTCCAGGAGATTCTAATTTTAATGAATCCTATGCAAGCTTTGTTGAGGAAGAAGGAACGGAACTTTTCTATCGAGCGCATAATTCTGATAAGGCGGAAGAGGTTTTACAGAAGCGCAAAAAAGCAAAGTTACAATCGGATATTATTATCTCTAAAGTAAAAGAAACTGCCTTTAAACTAAAAGCAATGTATGAGAGAGAAGATTTGGCTGACATAGAAAAATTGGAACAGAAAAAAAGAATTATTGAAGAATATAGAACTGAAATTTTAGCGAATGCTGATAAGTTTTCCAATTTTAATCCTGAAAAATTTAAGAAGACTCCTCTTAACAACGAGAACTTTATCGGTATTTTGCGCTACCATTCTGGCTCAAAACTTTTTCAGGACAAGTTCAAAGAAGTCGGTCGAGATTTTAAAAAGTTTCATGCGGAAATGGAAAAATTAAAACCGCTTTCTTTAGAAGAGAGAGCCGAGATGTTGAAAGAATAA
- a CDS encoding response regulator, whose amino-acid sequence MEEPVIIKNSNYPIFVCVDNPLLSEYLSNELSINKFAFEKISFVELTLKISELKKSLLILQTDEDEYHLIELSRRLKMFYGYETRIIFLSADYKTEEDASNVTDKFFQMPVTFREIENSIQKFLTDTHKILVIDDSKLVHNHLVPPLANEGYKVFEAFNGKEGLDLTIEYKPDLIICDIEMPNMNGFEVCTEIRKHPDVKDTYIIMSSTLGSASDIQKGFNAGVDEYITKPVVIGELLERINRHFKQSLSGRENIIILEKDEHIIANITKSLRKQGFSVRSTSTIEETIHLIQKYPFDLIISEMELGAETAMDLCLSLKNANTGFHPTILILTSRDNNADYKMIMNMGVSGIISKPFSMDTLLASVERLLADRRTAAERKQLLKYLSKSSAKIASEKAILTNGAGGRRSEKKYASLLFTDIVNFTARCEKYPPDSVVEQINTIFELITKTIHKHEGDVDKFMGDACMAYWIGDEHASSALKLINAVQEIRDKIAEANLQSEILTKDPIRIRYGMNSGEIILCDIGSSEARIDLTVIGDHVNLAARLESASKQYGVESLLSQYTYALVSESIEVREIDKIKVYGKNVPVIVYELLGKKGKLTDTQRELLEIYNRGKDAYVRGKFLEAKNHFVQANKLEEVYPGRPTNPSKVYAIRCEYLIKNPPKNWDGVWALRK is encoded by the coding sequence GTGGAAGAGCCTGTTATAATAAAAAATTCAAATTATCCCATTTTCGTTTGTGTGGATAATCCGCTGTTAAGTGAATATTTAAGCAATGAATTATCGATTAACAAATTTGCCTTTGAAAAAATAAGCTTTGTTGAACTCACCTTAAAAATTTCTGAACTTAAAAAATCACTTTTGATTTTACAAACAGATGAAGACGAGTATCACCTAATCGAACTTTCGCGTAGATTAAAAATGTTTTATGGGTATGAAACTAGAATTATTTTTCTTTCTGCTGATTATAAAACAGAAGAAGATGCAAGCAATGTAACCGATAAATTTTTTCAAATGCCTGTAACATTTAGAGAAATTGAAAATTCGATTCAGAAATTTTTAACGGATACTCATAAAATTTTAGTGATTGATGATTCAAAGCTTGTTCACAATCATCTCGTCCCGCCGCTTGCAAATGAGGGCTATAAAGTTTTTGAAGCATTTAACGGCAAAGAGGGATTAGACTTAACAATTGAATATAAGCCTGATTTAATTATTTGCGATATTGAAATGCCGAATATGAACGGGTTTGAAGTTTGCACAGAAATCAGAAAGCATCCAGATGTGAAAGATACTTATATTATCATGTCAAGCACTCTCGGCTCTGCTTCTGACATTCAAAAAGGATTTAATGCGGGCGTTGATGAATATATTACAAAGCCTGTTGTGATTGGAGAATTGCTCGAGCGCATTAATCGACATTTCAAACAATCTCTGAGTGGGCGGGAAAACATTATTATCCTCGAGAAGGATGAGCATATTATTGCGAATATAACTAAGTCGTTACGTAAGCAGGGTTTTTCCGTTCGCTCCACTTCTACAATCGAGGAAACGATTCATCTGATTCAGAAATATCCTTTTGATTTAATCATTAGCGAAATGGAATTAGGTGCAGAGACAGCAATGGATTTATGTTTGTCGCTAAAGAATGCGAATACTGGATTTCATCCAACTATTTTAATTCTCACTTCTCGTGATAATAATGCTGATTATAAAATGATTATGAATATGGGTGTGTCAGGAATTATCAGTAAGCCCTTTTCGATGGATACACTTCTTGCTTCTGTTGAGCGGTTACTCGCTGATAGACGCACTGCTGCAGAGAGAAAACAACTTCTAAAGTATTTGTCAAAGTCATCGGCTAAGATTGCCTCTGAAAAAGCGATCCTGACAAATGGAGCAGGAGGACGTAGATCAGAAAAAAAATATGCCTCTCTACTTTTTACGGACATTGTAAATTTTACAGCGCGTTGTGAGAAGTATCCTCCCGATTCAGTCGTGGAACAAATCAATACAATCTTTGAACTCATTACAAAAACGATTCATAAGCATGAGGGGGATGTTGATAAATTTATGGGCGATGCTTGTATGGCTTATTGGATTGGCGACGAACACGCGTCATCCGCTCTAAAATTAATTAACGCAGTGCAGGAGATTCGCGATAAAATTGCAGAAGCAAATTTACAGTCGGAAATTTTAACAAAAGATCCGATACGCATTCGCTATGGTATGAATTCAGGAGAAATTATTCTTTGCGATATTGGAAGCTCTGAGGCTAGAATTGATTTGACCGTCATTGGAGATCATGTAAATCTTGCAGCGCGTTTGGAATCTGCCTCTAAGCAATATGGCGTTGAATCGTTGTTAAGTCAATATACGTATGCGTTAGTCTCTGAGTCGATTGAAGTTCGCGAAATAGATAAAATCAAAGTCTATGGAAAAAATGTTCCCGTCATTGTTTATGAATTACTTGGAAAGAAAGGAAAACTAACTGACACACAAAGAGAACTTTTAGAAATTTACAATCGCGGAAAGGATGCTTATGTGCGAGGAAAATTTCTAGAGGCTAAGAACCATTTTGTGCAAGCAAATAAATTAGAGGAAGTCTATCCCGGACGACCTACAAATCCTTCCAAGGTGTATGCTATACGCTGTGAATACTTAATAAAAAATCCGCCGAAGAACTGGGATGGAGTGTGGGCGCTTCGGAAATAA
- a CDS encoding response regulator → MYSEEILTIWQEDKSPENPLIEAQSRNLFKQFITQSLSEVQSILAIVNGLELSKNKQGDLDTAYRKNHTILGFAKILRIQKMIHLTSILDFIFDFARKENSVSKFSVDYLIKLILNSEVKVLNQLSDAGFIKEDISLLVEESKVYLSKPLEIWNERQKQNQIVFAKKSYTIPTPYKSEETETTAQNTNNPPEQPVLKEKSPPIIKDSSMQQAQSEKINDEPEDLNIPIEKVSLISDFYEESYENLSKIANRLIDLESNPDSLEIINELFRSVHTVKGGARLLKIVKIEKLSHSVENLLDLLRNQKMEVTPVYIDYLLEARTAISEMIEEVASKGPIRTRIAPLVRKLNEACGIGLPEVTTKEEKLRQETPKEIQKEPIKEVAVKSELPAPVTTKSENIIVKEKEPVVRIKDRQVESIRVSIDKLDEVINTASELSISRIQFQEQIANISRMTRDIKRSLVNSEEFESKKLLERISRSNQTLISELKSQLEKSGSNIPESTLYDLVYRFHNEMKSEISRNELSQQEELTLILISFQELKNSMMKNVENLETLTSKLQNEVMNFRMVPISTLFERFPSLIRDMARQAGKKVKMILYGQETELDRVMINTLLDPLLHILRNSIDHGLEEPADRIKAGKNETGSIHLSAYYQGSHAVIEIKDDGRGIDTDAVLKRAIERGLVTEDRLSHISQKEILEFIFAPGFSTAAKVTELSGRGVGMDVVMSTIKSLQGSIDIQTKKGQGTSIFLKIPLTLAVVRVLLFESGSQLLAFPMTNVDEILTVSRDEIESVGSKLLYHLRSEVISLVPISDLLGISQPVFFKEEIPVIILSDGVQKVGLIVDSLLGRQEIVIKNLGNLLKKVPFIMGCTILSDRRLVLILNPRELIEVATQTVAALNNQENKLDNKTPFLKMLKKEDPVSILVVDDSPMQRKSIKSILTRAGYIVDEAENGFDALKMVRVKKYSLFCVDLVMPLMDGFDLVTRLKSLPLYKSIPVIVITSKNSTEDKERGLKIGASEFLEKPVDPEILTDLAKRYIGVE, encoded by the coding sequence ATGTATTCTGAAGAAATTTTAACAATCTGGCAAGAAGACAAAAGTCCAGAGAATCCTTTGATCGAAGCTCAGAGTCGAAATCTATTCAAGCAATTTATCACTCAGTCTCTCAGTGAAGTGCAATCGATATTAGCCATTGTAAATGGCCTTGAGTTAAGTAAAAATAAACAGGGAGACTTAGATACCGCCTATCGCAAAAATCATACAATTCTTGGATTTGCAAAAATTTTGCGAATTCAAAAAATGATTCATCTCACTTCCATTTTAGATTTTATTTTTGATTTTGCTAGAAAAGAAAATTCTGTTTCTAAATTCTCTGTAGATTATTTGATAAAATTAATTTTGAATTCGGAAGTAAAGGTATTAAATCAACTTTCGGATGCAGGTTTTATTAAAGAAGATATTTCTTTATTGGTAGAAGAGTCTAAGGTCTATTTGTCTAAGCCATTAGAAATTTGGAATGAAAGACAAAAACAAAACCAGATTGTATTTGCTAAAAAATCTTACACAATCCCAACTCCATATAAATCAGAAGAAACTGAAACTACTGCGCAAAATACGAATAATCCGCCAGAGCAACCTGTTCTAAAGGAGAAATCACCTCCTATTATTAAAGATTCTTCCATGCAACAAGCTCAATCAGAGAAAATAAATGATGAGCCGGAAGATTTAAATATTCCAATCGAAAAAGTTAGTCTCATTAGTGATTTTTATGAAGAGAGTTATGAGAATCTCTCCAAGATAGCAAATCGATTAATTGATTTAGAGTCAAATCCTGATTCACTAGAAATTATAAATGAATTATTTCGCTCCGTTCACACCGTAAAAGGAGGAGCGCGGCTTTTAAAAATTGTTAAGATTGAAAAACTAAGCCATTCGGTTGAAAATCTTTTAGATTTACTTCGAAATCAAAAGATGGAAGTAACACCGGTTTATATTGATTATCTGCTTGAGGCTAGAACTGCAATCAGTGAGATGATAGAAGAAGTTGCTTCCAAAGGTCCGATTCGAACTAGAATTGCTCCTCTCGTTAGAAAGTTAAATGAAGCCTGTGGAATTGGTCTTCCGGAAGTTACAACTAAGGAAGAGAAACTAAGACAGGAAACTCCAAAAGAAATTCAAAAAGAGCCAATAAAAGAAGTTGCGGTAAAATCAGAATTACCCGCTCCCGTTACGACAAAATCAGAAAATATAATTGTAAAAGAAAAAGAGCCAGTTGTTAGAATCAAAGATAGACAAGTTGAATCCATTCGAGTCAGTATTGATAAACTAGATGAGGTAATCAATACTGCTTCCGAGCTGTCTATTTCTAGAATTCAATTTCAGGAGCAAATAGCGAATATCTCCCGAATGACTCGTGATATAAAAAGAAGTCTTGTTAACTCGGAAGAATTTGAATCAAAGAAATTACTAGAAAGAATTTCGCGCTCGAATCAAACTTTGATTTCTGAATTAAAATCACAGTTAGAAAAATCAGGCTCAAATATTCCCGAAAGCACATTGTATGATTTGGTTTATAGATTTCACAATGAAATGAAATCAGAAATTTCTAGAAATGAATTAAGCCAACAAGAGGAACTAACGCTTATTTTAATTTCATTCCAGGAATTAAAAAATTCCATGATGAAAAACGTAGAGAACTTAGAAACACTTACTTCTAAATTACAAAATGAAGTGATGAATTTCAGAATGGTTCCGATTTCTACATTGTTCGAAAGATTTCCTTCTTTGATTCGAGATATGGCAAGGCAAGCCGGCAAAAAAGTAAAAATGATTTTATACGGACAGGAAACGGAACTTGACAGGGTAATGATAAATACCCTCTTAGATCCGCTTCTTCATATTTTACGAAATTCAATCGATCACGGTTTGGAAGAGCCGGCAGATAGAATTAAGGCTGGAAAAAATGAAACGGGTAGTATTCATTTAAGTGCCTATTACCAAGGCTCTCATGCTGTCATTGAAATTAAAGATGATGGAAGAGGAATTGATACAGATGCAGTCTTAAAGCGAGCAATTGAAAGAGGATTAGTAACAGAAGATCGGCTAAGTCATATTAGCCAGAAAGAAATTTTAGAATTTATATTTGCTCCAGGCTTCTCTACTGCGGCAAAAGTTACAGAGCTAAGTGGACGTGGAGTTGGAATGGATGTTGTAATGTCTACGATCAAAAGCTTGCAGGGAAGTATTGACATTCAAACTAAAAAAGGACAGGGCACTTCTATATTTTTAAAAATCCCTCTGACACTTGCAGTGGTTCGTGTTTTACTTTTTGAATCTGGAAGTCAGCTCCTTGCTTTTCCAATGACTAATGTCGATGAGATTTTAACTGTATCTAGAGATGAGATTGAAAGCGTTGGCTCTAAACTTTTATATCATTTGCGATCAGAAGTAATTTCTTTAGTTCCTATCTCGGATTTACTTGGAATTTCACAACCTGTATTTTTTAAAGAGGAGATACCTGTAATTATCCTCTCGGATGGTGTTCAAAAAGTGGGACTCATTGTAGACTCTCTTTTAGGACGACAGGAAATAGTTATAAAAAATTTAGGAAACTTGTTAAAGAAAGTCCCCTTTATCATGGGATGCACAATCCTTAGCGATAGGCGCCTGGTGTTGATTTTAAATCCGAGAGAATTAATAGAAGTAGCCACTCAAACAGTCGCAGCCTTAAATAATCAAGAAAATAAGTTAGATAACAAAACTCCATTCCTTAAAATGTTAAAAAAAGAAGATCCAGTTTCTATTCTTGTTGTGGATGATTCGCCAATGCAAAGAAAAAGTATTAAATCTATTTTAACCCGCGCGGGATACATTGTGGATGAAGCCGAAAATGGATTCGACGCATTGAAAATGGTTCGTGTAAAAAAATACTCTCTCTTTTGCGTTGATTTAGTTATGCCACTCATGGACGGGTTTGATCTTGTTACCCGCTTGAAAAGTTTACCGTTATACAAAAGTATTCCGGTTATCGTGATTACTTCAAAAAATTCTACAGAAGATAAAGAGCGAGGATTAAAAATTGGCGCGAGTGAGTTTTTGGAGAAACCTGTAGATCCTGAAATACTGACTGATTTAGCTAAGCGTTATATTGGAGTTGAATAG
- a CDS encoding chemotaxis protein CheW: MSNELTINPAELNTVLENKQFVFLYGAAYFSIQLTSVIEVYDSPDVKDLPWEEIGLRGMIQYRGIPIPVIDPIAIANLKSDKKNRPIKTVVIFERDNCKIALAVDKFYNIIPEPEKDSEDFQEDSFESFIVGFSMLADKPLVILNEEKITKHYRKIFTKQVSLKSNQKEETFVSTKQQVLEKFIFFTIGEVNFGVPIKEVLEVLESLDVTPLFKVVPVLRGLINLRGKVIPCMDISTYLGLSARSLNENTKFVILQSGGAEIALCVDSVSKMKEVDNALIQSNEGVLTGPISEYATGILQLQKQTLLMISAKNLVESSDLRGYFSSEAQ; encoded by the coding sequence ATGTCCAATGAATTAACAATTAATCCAGCCGAGTTAAATACCGTTCTAGAAAATAAGCAATTTGTATTTTTATACGGTGCTGCCTATTTTTCAATTCAACTCACGAGTGTAATAGAAGTTTATGATTCCCCGGATGTAAAAGATTTACCTTGGGAAGAGATTGGACTTCGTGGAATGATTCAATACCGCGGAATTCCAATTCCTGTAATCGATCCAATAGCAATTGCAAATTTAAAATCTGACAAAAAAAATCGTCCGATAAAAACTGTCGTAATTTTTGAAAGAGACAACTGTAAAATTGCACTTGCTGTTGATAAATTTTATAATATAATTCCAGAGCCAGAAAAAGATTCGGAAGATTTTCAAGAAGATTCATTTGAAAGTTTTATTGTCGGTTTTTCTATGTTAGCCGATAAACCTCTTGTTATTTTAAATGAAGAAAAAATTACCAAACATTACAGAAAAATTTTTACTAAACAAGTTTCATTAAAATCTAATCAAAAAGAAGAAACGTTTGTTTCGACCAAACAACAAGTTCTAGAAAAATTTATTTTTTTCACGATTGGGGAAGTAAACTTCGGCGTGCCAATTAAAGAAGTCCTTGAAGTTTTAGAAAGCTTAGACGTTACTCCCTTATTTAAAGTCGTTCCTGTTTTACGAGGACTTATTAACTTAAGAGGAAAAGTAATTCCCTGTATGGATATCTCCACATACTTAGGGTTATCCGCTCGTAGTCTGAATGAGAATACTAAATTTGTAATTTTGCAAAGCGGTGGTGCTGAGATTGCTCTATGTGTGGATTCAGTTTCTAAAATGAAAGAAGTCGACAATGCTTTGATTCAATCAAACGAAGGTGTTTTAACTGGACCGATTAGCGAATACGCGACTGGAATTTTACAGTTACAAAAACAAACTCTACTTATGATTTCTGCCAAGAACTTAGTTGAGTCGAGTGATTTACGCGGATATTTTTCATCGGAGGCGCAGTAA